One Aquarana catesbeiana isolate 2022-GZ linkage group LG04, ASM4218655v1, whole genome shotgun sequence genomic region harbors:
- the CCT4 gene encoding T-complex protein 1 subunit delta: MPDNAAPRVMAAAPRGGNGGSKKRGAYQDRDKPAQIRYSNISAGKAVADAVRTSLGPKGMDKMIQDGKGDVTITNDGATILKQMQVLHPAAKMLVELSKAQDIEAGDGTTSVVVIAGSLLDACAKLLQKGIHPTTISESFQLAVEKGVEILSSMAQPVELSDRETLLNSATTSLNSKVVSQYSSLLAPMSVDAVMKVIDPLTASGVDLRDIKIVKKLGGTIDDCELVEGLVLTQKLSNTGVSRVEKAKIGLIQFCLSAPKTDMDNQIVVSDYAQMDRVLREERNYILNLVKQIKKAGCNVLLIQKSILRDALSDLALHFLNKMKIMVVKDIEREDIEFICKTVGTRPIAHIDQFTADMMASAELAEEVSLNGSGKLVKITGCANPGKTVTIVVRGSNKLVIEEAERSIHDALCVIRCLVKKRALIAGGGAPEIELSLHLNEYARTLSGMESYCIRAFADALEVIPFTLAENAGLNPISTVTELRNRHAQGEKTAGINVRKGGISNILEELVVQPLLVSISSLTLATETVRSILKIDDVVNTR, encoded by the exons ATGCCGGATAACGCCGCACCGAGAGTCATGGCGGCAGCGCCCAGGGGAGGAAACGGCGGTAGCAAGAAGAGGGGAGCCTACCAGGACCGGGATAAGCCGGCCCAGATCCGCTACAGCAACATCTCCGCCGGCAAAG ctGTTGCTGATGCTGTCAGGACCAGTCTTGGACCAAAGGGCATGGATAAAATG ATCCAGGATGGTAAAGGCGATGTAACAATTACAAATGATGGcgcaacaattttgaaacaaaTGCAAGTTTTGCACCCAGCAGCAAAAATG ttagTTGAGTTGTCCAAGGCTCAAGATATCGAAGCTGGAGATGGCACAACATCTGTTGTTGTCATTGCTGGGTCTCTTCTGGATGCTTGTGCTAAGTTGCTACAAAAAG GAATTCACCCCACTACTATTTCTGAGTCATTCCAGTTGGCTGTAGAGAAAGGAGTTGAAATTTTGAGCAGCATGGCTCAGCCAGTAGAGTTAAGTGATCGTGAAACTCTATTAAACAGTGCCACAACATCCCTCAACTCCAAG gtggtctCTCAGTATTCCAGCTTGCTTGCACCAATGAGTGTGGACGCTGTGATGAAGGTGATTGATCCATTGACAGCAAGTGGCGTTGATCTTCGTGACATTAAAATTGTCAAGAAACTAGG GGGAACCATTGATGACTGTGAACTGGTTGAAGGACTTGTGCTAACACAGAAGCTATCAAACACCGGAGTATCACGTGTAGAAAAAGCAAAGATTGGCCTGATCCAGTTTTGCCTGTCTGCTCCGAAAACAGAT ATGGACAATCAAATTGTGGTGTCAGACTATGCACAGATGGACAGAGTGTTACGCGAGGAGAGAAATTACATCCTCAATCTTGTGAAACAAATAAAGAAAGCTGGATGCAATGTGCTTCTTATACAGAAGTCAATTTTAAG GGATGCCCTTAGTGATCTCGCCTTACACTTCCTGAATAAAATGAAGATCATGGTGGTTAAGGACATTGAGAGAGAAGACATTGAATTCATATGCAAG ACAGTTGGAACTAGGCCAATTGCACACATTGACCAGTTTACTGCAGACATGATGGCATCTGCTGAGTTGGCTGAAGAAGTTAGCCTTAATGGGTCTGGAAAACTAGTAAAG ATAACTGGTTGTGCCAATCCTGGAAAAACGGTTACAATTGTTGTTCGTGGGTCCAACAAACTGGTTATTGAAGAAGCTGAACGTTCTATTCATGATGCACTTTGTGTTATCCGCTGCTTAGTTAAAAAAAG AGCTCTGATTGCAGGAGGAGGTGCTCCCGAGATTGAACTATCCCTGCATCTAAATGAATATGCTCGAACACTCAGTGGCATGGAGTCTTACTGTATCCGAGCCTTTGCAGATGCTTTGGAGGTTATTCCATTCACACTTGCAGAAAATGCAGGTCTTAATCCAATATCAACTGTGACAGAGCTGAGGAACAGACATGCACAGGGAGAGAAGACAGCTGGAATCAATGTGCGGAAG GGAGGAATATCAAACATTTTGGAGGAGTTGGTTGTTCAACCACTGTTGGTGTCCATCAGTTCATTGACTCTGGCTACAGAAACTGTTCGTAGTATCCTGAAGATTGACGATGTG